One genomic region from Mangifera indica cultivar Alphonso chromosome 17, CATAS_Mindica_2.1, whole genome shotgun sequence encodes:
- the LOC123200625 gene encoding coiled-coil domain-containing protein 25-like, with amino-acid sequence MVFYFKARPEAGDYTIFMGLDKFENEELIKYGFVEDIWFHVDKMSSAHVYLRLHKGQTIDDISAGVLEDCAQLVKANSIQGNKVNNIDVVYSSWSNLKKTASMDVGQVGFHNSKMVRTVRVEKRINEIVNRLNKTKVERKPDLKAEREAVNAAERAERKLQLRNKKRREEMERLEKERQAEIRSYKGLMVSEKMTSNKQIAAENKSLQELEEDFM; translated from the exons ATGGTGTTTTACTTCAAAGCCCGACCAGAGGCAGGTGATTACACCATCTTCATGGGTCTCGACAAGTTCGAGAACGAGGAACTCATCAAATACGGCTTCGTTGAAGACATTTG GTTTCATGTGGATAAAATGTCTTCTGCTCATGTTTATTTAAGATTGCACAAAGGCCAGACTATTGATGATATAAGTGCAGGTGTTTTGGAAGATTGTGCTCAGCTTGTCAAAGCGAATTCCATTCAAG GCAACAAGGTGAATAATATTGATGTTGTCTACAGTTCATGGTCCAATTTGAAGAAAACTGCTTCCATGGATGTGGGTCAAGTTGGTTTCCACAATTCAAAAATG GTTCGCACTGTGAGGGTGGAAAAGCGGATAAATGAGATAGTTAATAGattgaataaaacaaaagtGGAAAGGAAACCTGATTTAAAAg CTGAGCGAGAAGCAGTAAATGCTGCTGAAAGAGCTGAGAGGAAACTTCAACTGAGAAATAAA AAACGGCGGGAGGAGATGGAAAGGCTAGAAAAGGAGAGACAGGCAGAGATCAGGAGCTACAAGGGATTGATGGTCTCTGAAAAGATGACATCTAACAAACAGATTGCTGCAGAAAACAAGTCCTTGCAAGAACTTGAAGAGGACTTTATGTAA